From Amycolatopsis sp. cg9, one genomic window encodes:
- a CDS encoding TetR/AcrR family transcriptional regulator, whose product MDIPGSLRDRKKAATRQSLHEAALRLAMEHGLDGVTVEDIADAVGVSRRTFSNYFANKEDAVLHADRERTRELVSLVAGRPAGEGPWPALRAASRDLNRAGAAPDREWVAQLRLLRRHPSLLARQAGDQITLERDLAAVLVARGHELAEGTARLMAATFLAALRTGAVLWLESADERPLPELVDDLLGRVRFE is encoded by the coding sequence ATGGACATCCCCGGCTCGCTGCGCGACCGCAAGAAGGCGGCGACGCGGCAGTCGCTGCACGAGGCCGCGCTGCGCCTGGCGATGGAGCACGGGCTCGACGGCGTGACGGTCGAGGACATCGCCGACGCCGTGGGCGTGTCGCGGAGGACGTTCTCCAACTACTTCGCGAACAAGGAGGACGCGGTCCTGCACGCCGACCGCGAGCGCACCCGCGAGCTGGTCTCCCTGGTGGCGGGCCGGCCGGCCGGTGAGGGGCCGTGGCCGGCGCTGCGCGCGGCGAGCCGCGACCTGAACCGCGCGGGTGCCGCGCCCGACCGCGAGTGGGTGGCGCAGCTGCGCTTGCTGCGGCGGCACCCGTCGCTGCTGGCCCGGCAGGCGGGCGACCAGATCACCCTGGAGCGGGACCTGGCGGCCGTGCTGGTGGCGCGGGGGCACGAGCTGGCGGAGGGGACGGCCCGCTTGATGGCGGCGACGTTCCTCGCCGCGCTGCGGACCGGGGCCGTGCTGTGGCTGGAAAGCGCGGACGAACGCCCGCTGCCGGAGCTGGTGGACGACCTGCTGGGCCGCGTGCGCTTCGAGTGA
- a CDS encoding serine hydrolase domain-containing protein: protein MADIEGNCDRKFEKVGEALAASLAADDVGASVAVVVDGEPVVDLWGGHLDAARTTAWERDTITNVWSTTKTMTALCALVLADRGELDLDAPVAVYWPEFAAAGKETVLVRHLLGHTAGLPDFEGPIAVEDLYDWPAVTARLAAQAPQWAPGAAAGYHSVTFGFLVGEVVRRVTGRTLGTFFAEEVAGPVGADFHIGLGAEHDHRVAPLLADPRGDKPPGFLIGVSDSHPVAWRRAELPAVNGYGNARSVAAVQSALACGGVAGGVRLLSAAGSERVFEEQFHGVDRVIGASIRYGLGYRLDGRTCSWGGWGGSVVLVDADLRMAVAYVMNQVLWEDGYARGLGVVMAAYDAVMA, encoded by the coding sequence GTGGCCGACATCGAAGGTAACTGTGACCGGAAGTTCGAGAAGGTCGGCGAGGCGCTGGCCGCCTCGCTGGCGGCCGACGACGTGGGCGCTTCGGTCGCCGTCGTGGTGGACGGGGAGCCGGTGGTCGACCTGTGGGGCGGCCACCTCGACGCGGCGCGCACCACCGCGTGGGAACGCGACACCATCACGAACGTCTGGTCCACCACCAAGACGATGACCGCGTTGTGCGCGCTGGTCCTGGCCGACCGCGGCGAGCTGGACCTGGACGCGCCGGTCGCGGTGTACTGGCCCGAATTCGCCGCCGCCGGCAAGGAAACCGTGCTGGTGCGGCACTTGCTCGGGCACACCGCGGGCCTGCCGGACTTCGAGGGACCGATCGCCGTCGAAGACCTCTACGACTGGCCGGCCGTGACGGCGCGGCTGGCCGCGCAGGCTCCGCAGTGGGCGCCGGGCGCCGCGGCCGGGTACCACTCCGTCACGTTCGGGTTCCTGGTCGGCGAGGTCGTCCGCCGCGTCACCGGGCGCACCCTCGGCACCTTCTTCGCCGAAGAGGTCGCCGGTCCGGTGGGCGCCGACTTCCACATCGGGCTGGGCGCCGAGCACGACCACCGGGTCGCGCCGCTGCTCGCCGATCCGCGCGGCGACAAGCCGCCGGGTTTCCTGATCGGGGTGTCGGATTCCCACCCGGTCGCCTGGCGGCGCGCGGAACTGCCCGCTGTCAACGGTTACGGCAACGCGCGGTCGGTGGCCGCCGTGCAGTCGGCACTGGCGTGCGGGGGAGTGGCCGGCGGCGTCCGGCTGCTCTCGGCGGCCGGCAGCGAACGCGTTTTCGAGGAGCAGTTCCACGGCGTGGACCGCGTCATCGGCGCCTCGATCCGCTACGGCCTCGGCTACCGCCTGGACGGCCGCACGTGCTCGTGGGGCGGCTGGGGCGGTTCGGTGGTGCTCGTCGACGCCGACCTCCGCATGGCGGTGGCGTACGTGATGAACCAGGTCCTCTGGGAGGACGGGTACGCCCGCGGCCTCGGTGTCGTGATGGCCGCCTACGACGCGGTCATGGCTTGA
- a CDS encoding ATP F0F1 synthase subunit C produces the protein MSDFVLAQTVNLNPGLAAIGYGLGAIGPGIGVGLIFAAVINGTARQPEARGKLQTIAYSTFVLTEVLALIGIVVYFIASTK, from the coding sequence ATGAGTGACTTCGTCCTGGCCCAGACAGTCAACCTCAACCCCGGCCTGGCCGCCATCGGGTACGGACTCGGTGCGATCGGCCCCGGAATCGGAGTCGGCCTCATTTTCGCGGCCGTCATCAACGGTACCGCCCGGCAGCCGGAAGCGCGGGGAAAACTGCAGACGATCGCCTATTCGACGTTCGTGCTCACCGAAGTGCTCGCGTTGATCGGCATCGTCGTCTACTTCATCGCGTCCACGAAGTGA